A single genomic interval of Mycolicibacterium holsaticum DSM 44478 = JCM 12374 harbors:
- a CDS encoding sulfotransferase family protein: protein MAGFDADDIMASAVELAGSEDFGPPDFRTGLITLCASVDEEAQLNDLGDMAMRQNMIGGLVNRLKVFDWVRQHPDIAAEPVEAPLVVIGLFRAGTTFVSELLDQDRANRSLLRWEAADSVPPPNRGTLRAGPRVDAAAAGIDMLESLNPKIKVVHHEDAAGPTECLTLLGQDFKSLTWEAIANVPGYSGWLLGADQRSAYEYHRTVLQVLQSNGVRGRWTLKSPHHATALDALTAVYPDAHLVVLHRDPTVLCASACSLISTLTGTFSDADHTSYIAEHWTRMLEVSIERIEEFRRAHPERRIIDVQYADLAVDPVGTVAAIYAGCGRELSPAARAAVCAYVDAHPRGRFGAHGYRLEDYGLDQGQIRERFADYVERYNVPTEATS, encoded by the coding sequence ATGGCGGGTTTCGACGCGGACGACATCATGGCCAGCGCCGTCGAACTGGCGGGCTCCGAGGACTTCGGGCCGCCCGACTTCCGAACGGGGCTCATCACGTTGTGCGCCTCGGTCGACGAGGAAGCGCAGCTCAACGACCTCGGCGATATGGCGATGCGGCAAAACATGATCGGCGGGCTGGTCAACCGCCTCAAGGTGTTCGACTGGGTCCGTCAGCACCCCGACATCGCGGCCGAACCGGTGGAGGCGCCGCTGGTGGTCATCGGCCTGTTCCGTGCGGGTACCACGTTCGTCAGCGAGTTGCTCGACCAGGACCGGGCCAACCGGTCGCTGCTGCGCTGGGAAGCCGCCGACAGCGTCCCGCCGCCGAACCGCGGGACGTTACGGGCGGGTCCGCGCGTCGACGCGGCCGCCGCGGGCATCGACATGCTCGAATCGCTGAACCCCAAGATCAAGGTGGTGCACCACGAGGACGCCGCCGGGCCCACGGAATGCCTGACCCTGCTGGGGCAGGACTTCAAGAGCCTGACCTGGGAGGCGATCGCCAACGTGCCGGGCTACAGCGGTTGGTTGCTGGGCGCCGACCAGCGATCGGCATACGAGTACCACCGCACGGTCCTGCAGGTCTTGCAGAGCAACGGGGTCCGCGGGCGCTGGACGCTGAAGAGCCCGCATCACGCGACCGCCCTGGACGCGCTGACCGCCGTCTACCCCGACGCCCATCTGGTGGTCCTGCACCGCGATCCGACCGTGCTGTGCGCCTCGGCGTGCAGCCTGATCTCCACGCTGACCGGGACGTTCAGCGACGCCGACCACACCTCATATATCGCCGAGCACTGGACCCGGATGCTCGAGGTGTCCATCGAACGGATCGAGGAGTTTCGCCGCGCACACCCCGAGCGCCGGATCATCGATGTGCAGTACGCCGACCTCGCCGTCGACCCGGTCGGCACGGTGGCGGCGATCTACGCCGGTTGCGGTCGCGAGCTGTCCCCGGCGGCGCGCGCCGCGGTCTGCGCCTACGTCGACGCCCACCCCCGCGGCCGGTTCGGCGCCCACGGCTACCGGCTCGAGGACTACGGACTGGATCAGGGGCAGATCCGCGAACGGTTCGCCGACTACGTCGAACGCTACAACGTGCCGACCGAGGCCACCTCTTGA
- a CDS encoding TetR/AcrR family transcriptional regulator yields MPPDATKTRDKLLDAAARAFASDGVFNASLIDITRQAGQRNRAALRYHFGSRDGILCAVIDRHADFLARRERDLLDVALTTPGDELAPVLEAIVRPAAELADSGWRGRCCLLIIAELTGEDMQSYSAQLQAVLARTGGNEVYELLTARTGFLTDELRVERFSLVAMFVLRAIADRARLLERRGRRGRPQLEYEPFVSNLVAMATAAMVAPPLT; encoded by the coding sequence GTGCCGCCGGACGCGACGAAGACCAGGGACAAGCTGCTGGACGCCGCAGCCCGGGCGTTCGCCAGCGACGGGGTCTTCAACGCGTCGCTGATCGACATCACCCGCCAGGCCGGGCAACGCAACCGCGCGGCGCTGCGGTACCACTTCGGTTCCCGCGACGGCATCCTCTGCGCGGTCATCGACCGGCACGCCGATTTCCTGGCGCGCCGCGAACGCGATCTGCTTGACGTCGCGTTGACCACCCCCGGCGACGAGTTGGCCCCGGTGCTGGAGGCCATCGTGCGGCCCGCGGCCGAACTGGCCGACAGCGGGTGGCGAGGCCGGTGCTGCCTGCTGATCATCGCCGAGCTGACCGGTGAGGACATGCAGTCCTACAGCGCCCAGTTGCAGGCCGTGCTGGCCCGCACCGGCGGCAACGAGGTGTACGAACTGCTCACTGCCCGAACGGGGTTCCTGACCGACGAGCTGCGGGTCGAGCGGTTCTCGTTGGTGGCGATGTTCGTCCTGCGCGCCATCGCCGACCGCGCTCGGCTGCTGGAGCGCAGGGGGCGCCGGGGCCGCCCGCAGCTGGAGTACGAGCCGTTCGTCTCCAACCTGGTCGCGATGGCCACCGCGGCCATGGTCGCGCCGCCGTTGACATAA
- a CDS encoding zinc-binding dehydrogenase, producing the protein MRAVQVVRHGDPVEVLAVREVSEPEPAPGEVRIAVSAASLNFGDIARCRGTVASVTGEPPFTIGMDVCGVVDRAGEGATEWLGRRVVAMTKQSLGGIAECAIAPAATVFDAPSELDDVDAAAFTLPFHVSYLALHRRAHLAPGERLLVMGGASAVGTAAIQLGVATGADVLAVAGGPDKVKVCEELGATGVDHTAADLFDAVIAHTDGHGVDVAFDVVGGERTEQIWTCMAREGRYLPVGFNDDPQSGLTGRPLRKVSMGNVSVLGVILAYGELPTEFRRFGLNFFPAEVGKDVHRALLELVADRAIRPVVGRRVRMAEMGEALRDHEQRRTTGRTVVVVERG; encoded by the coding sequence GTGAGGGCAGTTCAAGTCGTGCGCCACGGTGATCCGGTGGAAGTGCTTGCCGTACGGGAAGTCTCGGAACCCGAACCCGCGCCGGGAGAGGTGCGGATCGCGGTCTCGGCGGCGTCGCTGAACTTCGGTGACATCGCGCGGTGCCGCGGCACCGTGGCCAGCGTGACGGGTGAGCCGCCGTTCACGATCGGCATGGACGTGTGCGGTGTCGTCGACCGCGCCGGTGAGGGCGCGACGGAATGGCTCGGGCGCCGGGTGGTGGCGATGACCAAACAGTCGCTGGGCGGCATCGCCGAATGCGCGATCGCGCCGGCGGCGACGGTGTTCGACGCCCCATCCGAGCTCGACGACGTCGACGCCGCAGCGTTCACACTGCCGTTTCACGTGAGTTACCTTGCACTGCACCGGCGCGCGCACCTGGCGCCGGGGGAGAGGCTGCTGGTGATGGGTGGCGCCAGCGCGGTGGGGACCGCCGCGATCCAACTCGGCGTCGCCACGGGCGCCGACGTGCTCGCCGTCGCCGGGGGCCCAGACAAGGTGAAGGTGTGTGAAGAGCTGGGCGCGACGGGTGTCGACCACACCGCAGCGGACCTGTTCGACGCGGTCATCGCGCACACCGACGGGCACGGCGTCGATGTGGCGTTCGACGTGGTCGGCGGTGAGCGCACCGAGCAGATCTGGACCTGCATGGCACGGGAGGGCCGTTATCTGCCGGTCGGTTTCAACGACGACCCGCAGTCCGGACTGACGGGCCGGCCGCTGCGCAAGGTCTCGATGGGCAACGTGTCGGTGCTCGGTGTCATCCTCGCCTACGGTGAACTACCCACGGAATTCCGCAGATTCGGGCTCAACTTCTTTCCCGCCGAGGTCGGCAAGGACGTCCACCGCGCGCTGCTCGAACTCGTCGCGGACCGCGCGATCCGTCCGGTGGTCGGTCGGCGCGTGAGAATGGCCGAGATGGGCGAGGCGCTGCGGGACCACGAGCAGCGGCGCACCACCGGGCGCACCGTCGTCGTCGTCGAGCGCGGATAG
- a CDS encoding ferritin-like domain-containing protein, with protein MTAPAPSSPSRPSDPADGALFDAVATEHATIYGYGVVSAHSLPERNDLVAEAMAEHRERREQALAKLGARSIDAPLPAPGYQVPIDVDTPTDAATLAVRMEEDAAVAWRAVVEQATDQQDRAFAVTALTQCAVMAARWRRVLVVAPVTVAFPGGNE; from the coding sequence ATGACCGCGCCGGCGCCCAGCAGCCCGTCGCGTCCGTCGGATCCGGCCGACGGCGCACTGTTCGACGCCGTCGCCACCGAGCACGCAACGATCTACGGCTACGGGGTGGTGTCTGCGCATTCGCTTCCCGAACGCAACGACCTGGTGGCCGAAGCGATGGCCGAGCACCGCGAACGCCGCGAGCAGGCGCTGGCCAAGCTCGGCGCGCGCTCGATCGACGCGCCCCTGCCCGCGCCCGGCTATCAGGTGCCGATCGACGTCGACACCCCGACCGACGCCGCGACCCTGGCGGTGCGGATGGAGGAGGACGCCGCGGTGGCCTGGCGTGCCGTCGTCGAACAGGCCACCGATCAGCAGGACCGGGCGTTCGCGGTGACCGCGCTGACGCAGTGCGCGGTGATGGCCGCCCGGTGGCGTCGGGTGCTCGTCGTGGCCCCGGTCACCGTCGCGTTCCCCGGCGGCAACGAGTAG